One Salarias fasciatus chromosome 22, fSalaFa1.1, whole genome shotgun sequence DNA segment encodes these proteins:
- the ubqln4 gene encoding ubiquilin-4 isoform X2, producing MADQGAADPGNNNNNKPEATEGTIIKVTVKTPKDKEEIAIAEDASVTQFKEEISRRFKAKQDQLVLIFAGKILKDGDSLSQHGIKDGLTVHLVIKTAHKAGDGASTSASSSTSTQTGSTSTSSPGTNPPPTTGPAGSAPPPTQTPNILTGFGDLAGLAGLGMGSSNFMELQQQMQRQLMSNPEMLSQIMENPLVQNMMSNPDLMRQMIMANPQMQQLMERNPEISHMLNNPELMRQTMELARNPAMMQEMMRNQDRALSNLESIPGGYNALRRMYTDIQEPMFSAAREQFGSNPFSALGGNSESGAQPSRTENREPLPNPWGPPNSSNPSESAGGTTGNTSSTAGTNPSVSNPLGINAGSLGNGMFNSPGMQSLMQQISENPQLMQNMLSAPYMRSMMQSLSQNPELASQVLMNNPLFAGNPQLQEQFRAQLPIFLQQMQNPEALSVMTNPRAMQALMQIQQGLQTLQTEAPGLMPSLMSGGIPGIPTGGGVPAENPASSPSSAGTNAAQQQLMQQMLQMFAGGGGGGSATTQTPEVRFQSQLDQLNAMGFINREANLQALIATGGDINAAIERLLGSQPS from the exons tttaaaGAAGAGATCTCGAGGCGGTTTAAAGCCAAACAGGACCAGTTGGTTCTGATTTTTGCAGGGAAGATCTTGAAGGATGGCGACAGCCTCAGCCAGCACGGCATCAAAGACGGCCTGACGGTTCACCTAGTCATAAAGACAGCACACAA GGCGGGAGATGGCGCTAGCACCTCAGCCTCTAGCTCCACCTCCACTCAAACAGGCAGCACGTCCACCTCGAGTCCAGGCACCAACCCCCCCCCTACAACGGGCCCTGCCGGCTCCGCCCCACCACCCACACAGACCCCCAACATACTGA CTGGCTTCGGTGACCTGGCAGGCCTGGCTGGACTGGGCATGGGCTCGTCTAACTtcatggagctgcagcagcagatgcagagGCAGCTCATGTCCAACCCGGAGATGCTTTCTCAAATCATGGAAAACCCGCTGGTGCAGAACATGATGTCCAACCCGGACCTGATGAGACAGATGATCATGGCCAATCCtcagatgcagcagctgatggagcgCAACCCCGAGATCTCCCACATGCTCAACAACCCCGAGCTCATGAGACAG ACCATGGAGCTAGCCAGGAACCCAGCCATGATGCAGGAAATGATGAGGAACCAGGACCGAGCTCTGAGCAACTTGGAGAGCATCCCAGGAGGTTATAATGCTTTGCGGAGGATGTACACAGACATCCAGGAGCCCATGTTCAGCGCTGCCAGGGAACAG TTTGGTAGCAACCCGTTCTCAGCTCTAGGCGGCAACTCTGAATCCGGCGCCCAGCCGTCACGGACAGAGAACAGGGAACCCCTCCCAAATCCATGGGGGCCACCAAATTCCTCTAATCCATCTGAGAGTGCGGGAGGAACCACAGGAAATACGAGCAGCACTGCAGGCACCAACCCCAGTGTGTCCAACCCTCTGGGCATCAATGCTGGGAGTCTGGGAAATG gcaTGTTTAACAGCCCGGGCATGCAGAGTTTAATGCAGCAGATTTCAGAAAACCCTCAGTTGATGCAGAACATGCTGTCTGCTCCCTACATGCGCAGCATGATGCAGTCACTGTCTCAAAACCCAGAGTTAGCCTCCCAG GTTTTGATGAATAATCCCTTGTTTGCTGGAAACccacagctgcaggagcagtTCAGAGCCCAGTTGCCTATCTTTTTGCAGCAG ATGCAGAACCCGGAGGCGCTGTCGGTGATGACCAACCCTCGGGCCATGCAGGCGCTCATGCAGATCCAGCAGGGCTTACAGACGCTGCAGACGGAAGCGCCGGGCCTCATGCCCAG CTTGATGTCGGGTGGAATACCTGGCATACCAACAGGAGGCGGCGTGCCTGCCGAGAACCCGGCCTCCTCGCCCAGCAGCGCCGGAACGAACGccgcgcagcagcagctgatgcagcagatgctccagatgtttgccggaggaggcggaggaggaagcgCAACG ACCCAGACCCCAGAAGTCCGGTTCCAGTCCCAGCTGGACCAGCTGAACGCCATGGGCTTCATCAACCGCGAGGCCAACCTGCAGGCCCTCATCGCTACTGGAGGAGACATCAACGCCGCTATTGAGAGATTGCTAGGCTCACAGCCCTCGTAA
- the ubqln4 gene encoding ubiquilin-4 isoform X1 has protein sequence MADQGAADPGNNNNNKPEATEGTIIKVTVKTPKDKEEIAIAEDASVTQFKEEISRRFKAKQDQLVLIFAGKILKDGDSLSQHGIKDGLTVHLVIKTAHKAGDGASTSASSSTSTQTGSTSTSSPGTNPPPTTGPAGSAPPPTQTPNILTGFGDLAGLAGLGMGSSNFMELQQQMQRQLMSNPEMLSQIMENPLVQNMMSNPDLMRQMIMANPQMQQLMERNPEISHMLNNPELMRQTMELARNPAMMQEMMRNQDRALSNLESIPGGYNALRRMYTDIQEPMFSAAREQFGSNPFSALGGNSESGAQPSRTENREPLPNPWGPPNSSNPSESAGGTTGNTSSTAGTNPSVSNPLGINAGSLGNGMFNSPGMQSLMQQISENPQLMQNMLSAPYMRSMMQSLSQNPELASQVLMNNPLFAGNPQLQEQFRAQLPIFLQQMQNPEALSVMTNPRAMQALMQIQQGLQTLQTEAPGLMPRRGPSLMSGGIPGIPTGGGVPAENPASSPSSAGTNAAQQQLMQQMLQMFAGGGGGGSATTQTPEVRFQSQLDQLNAMGFINREANLQALIATGGDINAAIERLLGSQPS, from the exons tttaaaGAAGAGATCTCGAGGCGGTTTAAAGCCAAACAGGACCAGTTGGTTCTGATTTTTGCAGGGAAGATCTTGAAGGATGGCGACAGCCTCAGCCAGCACGGCATCAAAGACGGCCTGACGGTTCACCTAGTCATAAAGACAGCACACAA GGCGGGAGATGGCGCTAGCACCTCAGCCTCTAGCTCCACCTCCACTCAAACAGGCAGCACGTCCACCTCGAGTCCAGGCACCAACCCCCCCCCTACAACGGGCCCTGCCGGCTCCGCCCCACCACCCACACAGACCCCCAACATACTGA CTGGCTTCGGTGACCTGGCAGGCCTGGCTGGACTGGGCATGGGCTCGTCTAACTtcatggagctgcagcagcagatgcagagGCAGCTCATGTCCAACCCGGAGATGCTTTCTCAAATCATGGAAAACCCGCTGGTGCAGAACATGATGTCCAACCCGGACCTGATGAGACAGATGATCATGGCCAATCCtcagatgcagcagctgatggagcgCAACCCCGAGATCTCCCACATGCTCAACAACCCCGAGCTCATGAGACAG ACCATGGAGCTAGCCAGGAACCCAGCCATGATGCAGGAAATGATGAGGAACCAGGACCGAGCTCTGAGCAACTTGGAGAGCATCCCAGGAGGTTATAATGCTTTGCGGAGGATGTACACAGACATCCAGGAGCCCATGTTCAGCGCTGCCAGGGAACAG TTTGGTAGCAACCCGTTCTCAGCTCTAGGCGGCAACTCTGAATCCGGCGCCCAGCCGTCACGGACAGAGAACAGGGAACCCCTCCCAAATCCATGGGGGCCACCAAATTCCTCTAATCCATCTGAGAGTGCGGGAGGAACCACAGGAAATACGAGCAGCACTGCAGGCACCAACCCCAGTGTGTCCAACCCTCTGGGCATCAATGCTGGGAGTCTGGGAAATG gcaTGTTTAACAGCCCGGGCATGCAGAGTTTAATGCAGCAGATTTCAGAAAACCCTCAGTTGATGCAGAACATGCTGTCTGCTCCCTACATGCGCAGCATGATGCAGTCACTGTCTCAAAACCCAGAGTTAGCCTCCCAG GTTTTGATGAATAATCCCTTGTTTGCTGGAAACccacagctgcaggagcagtTCAGAGCCCAGTTGCCTATCTTTTTGCAGCAG ATGCAGAACCCGGAGGCGCTGTCGGTGATGACCAACCCTCGGGCCATGCAGGCGCTCATGCAGATCCAGCAGGGCTTACAGACGCTGCAGACGGAAGCGCCGGGCCTCATGCCCAG GCGGGGGCCTAGCTTGATGTCGGGTGGAATACCTGGCATACCAACAGGAGGCGGCGTGCCTGCCGAGAACCCGGCCTCCTCGCCCAGCAGCGCCGGAACGAACGccgcgcagcagcagctgatgcagcagatgctccagatgtttgccggaggaggcggaggaggaagcgCAACG ACCCAGACCCCAGAAGTCCGGTTCCAGTCCCAGCTGGACCAGCTGAACGCCATGGGCTTCATCAACCGCGAGGCCAACCTGCAGGCCCTCATCGCTACTGGAGGAGACATCAACGCCGCTATTGAGAGATTGCTAGGCTCACAGCCCTCGTAA